The Salvia hispanica cultivar TCC Black 2014 unplaced genomic scaffold, UniMelb_Shisp_WGS_1.0 HiC_scaffold_635, whole genome shotgun sequence genomic sequence TTGCACATCTCAGCTGAACAGGCCATGACATTGCGCATGTCGAGAGGAACACCCTGCACTGTAGGGTCATTTACAACGAACGAACTCGCGGTGCTGGAGTTTGCATCGTCTCTCCATGCCGTGACATAGTCTCCTTCGTCGTCATcgatcatgttatgcattatgatacatgcatacataaTATCAACGATTAGTGGACGATGCCATCCAGAGGCCACTCCTTTCACTATACCCCACCGTGCTTGGAGGACTCCGAATGCACGCTCTACATCTTTCCGAGCCGCCTCTTGCTTTTGGGGAAACAACGACCTCTTCGGCGTTGTCGGACATGTGATAGTCTTCACGAACACATGCCATCGCATATAGATTCCATCTGCCAGATAATACCACATACTGTACTGGCAGTGGTTATCGTGAACTCTACATTCGGCGCTCGCCCGGCACACAGGTCGTTGATCACTGGAGACTCATCAACACATTGACATCGTTGTTCGACCCAGCGACAACAAAGTAGGCATGCCAAATCCACAATCGTTGGTCAATAATAGCATCCAACACGATCGTCGGAT encodes the following:
- the LOC125199707 gene encoding uncharacterized protein LOC125199707 encodes the protein MWYYLADGIYMRWHVFVKTITCPTTPKRSLFPQKQEAARKDVERAFGVLQARWGIVKGVASGWHRPLIVDIMYACIIMHNMIDDDEGDYVTAWRDDANSSTASSFVVNDPTVQGVPLDMRNVMACSAEMCKEEAHTHLQADLIE